From the Centropristis striata isolate RG_2023a ecotype Rhode Island chromosome 5, C.striata_1.0, whole genome shotgun sequence genome, the window TatgctttttatgttttaattattttcttatctttttAAAAGGAGCAAATAAGAATGTCCTGTatgctttttatgttttaattattttcttatctttttAAAAGGAGCAAATAAGAATGTCCTGTAAGCTTtctatgttttaattattttcttttctttttttttaaatgtggagtTACCACCTCGACCGGAACTGTTTGATTTCCATGGAGTCTCAATGACCCACTATTTCACAGACAACTGGGAAAACGTTCAAAAGTTCCAGGCCAGGCCAGATGATATACTTATTGCAACATACCCCAAAGCAGGTCGGTCTATAAACATAAACAGCCAGTTTAAATGCTTTATAGCTCATGAATGATATGTGTATGAAGGTGAAGGGTTGGGATCATTTTATCTTCCTCTCTGCGCTCTTTTAGGAACCACATGGGTCTCCTACATCCTCGACCTGCTGTATTTTGGTCAGACAGAGAATCAAACATCCGTCCCGATCTATGATAGAGTGCCTTTCTTGGAGATCCTCGCCCCGGCCTTGCGATCAGGTTGAACAGACACCATATTTTACAAACATTATCACAAATGTAGAAACACTGATTTAACCTTCACTTCCATGTGGTGATTTTCTGACTCTTTGATTAGTGTACCAAGTACAGACTGTGTAAAAAATTAGGGATTTGATTACCGTGATGTCACACATTGGCGTGTGGACAAGCTTTGACATAAATTGGCAGACGCCATCTTGGTTTTGTGAAAATACTGTCAATTTCATACAATTAAACTTCTTATTGCAAACAGTGGAGTCACCCTCTATTGGCAGTCAATAACctagggcagggatgggcaactggaggtccgggggccgcatacagcccgcaccctcacttgaagtggccctcagtacaactacatgcatttgagcatgaaatcttaaaagtgcagtgtaaaaatgcacaaaatgacttcatgcaattaatgttgctgtctgctgttcttgcactgaaaaaaaagaaatcacagtaagtggtgattttttatttgcttcagaccttttgtattcctatttatactgttatacatgcatttgagcacgaaatatgttaagtttctgcactgtaaacatttaaaattgcagtttcatcatatctggttaagtgcacgcacggtcctatatgtggccctgtggtagtgttgatgaaagactatggccccctccagcatttaagttgcccatgcCTGACCTAGGGCTCTACTTACTCCATCTTTAACTCTTTGTGCAGGAAAAGACATGGTGGACAGCCTCACCACTTCTCCTCGACTCattaagacacattttcctgtccAGTTTGTGCCGAAGTCCTTCTGGGAGCAGAACTGCAGGGTCAGTATGATCACAAGATGCTGAAACAAAGTTATATTTGAAACACAGTAGAATTTGAggcatgtcattttgttttcttcttctgtagATTGTCTATGTTGCCCGCAATGCCAAAGACAACATGGTGTCTTATTTTCACTTTGATCGCATGAATAAGGTTGAGCCAGAGCCTGGAGACTGGAGCAACTACTTCCAGAGATTCTTGGATGGAAAGAGTATGTGtgaatatatacactactggtcaaaagttttagaacacagcaacttttccagaatttaattgaaaatgatgcagtttaatgtctctgtactctgaaattattgcacatttgcaacatttaaaattctttattgagcatgatagtgttttgaaagtaaaaaaaagattcaaaatcacattttatgttggactaaaggactaaaaaaagacacaaaatgacaaaaaaaagacacaaaatgacaaaaaaaagacacaaaatgacaaaaaaagacaccaaaagacaaaaaatgacaaaaaaagacacaaaatgaccaaaaaagacacaaaatgaccaaaaaaagacacaaaatgacaaaaaaagacacaaaatgacaaaaaagacaccaaaagacaaaaaaatgacaaaaaaaaagacacaaaatgaccaaagaaagacacaaaatgacttacaaagacatgaaaagaattaaaaaatggacaaagtagcccaagactccatagagttaagttgttaacccatttcttgttccctgaaaaaggcctacttgtataattctgaaatgtacattatttttcaattttggttaagcttacctttttttatttacctctggcagttcaccacttacctttgtaccctttcaagctgttcatttgacttgaactgcgtgaatttcaataaaaaactggaaaaattggggtgttctaaaacttttgaccggtagtgtatatatacatactgtatGATACAGAGACGGAGGGATTTCTCCTAAACATTACTGAAGTGCTTCCATGTGTTGTTCTGTGGCCTCAGTGGTGTTTGGATCCTGGTACGACCATGTGAACGGCTGGTGGAAGAAGAAACAGACTTATTCAAAACTTCACTACATGCTCTTCGAAGATATGGTCGAGGTAATttatttgctgttgttgtttgtctatTCTTGTTGAGgctattttttctctttatagCAGTGATGATATCTGTGTTTTCAGGATACTGGACGGGAAATCGACAAACTCTGCAGCTTTCTCGGTTTGAATCGTTCGGACGAGGAGAAGAAACGAGTTACAGGTGGAGTGCAGTTTGATAATATGAAGAAGGACAGCATGGCCAACTATTCTACAAACCCAGTTATGGATTTCAAAGTGTCTCCTTTCATGAGAAAAGGTAAtctaatgcagtagttctcaacctttttgagtcgcgacccccaatttaacatgcatgttgtccacgacccccgctcactgaacacaatctcacacgcacagttcggatcacccaaaaaagaaacaaaatgaccaaaaaagacacaaaatgaccaaaaaaagaaaacaaaatgaccaaaaaagacacataatgaccaaaaagacacaaaatgaccaaaaaaagacacaaaatgaccaaacaaagaaacaaaatgaccaaaaaatacacaaaattactaaaaaaggaaacagaatgaccaaaaagacacaaaatgaccaaaaaaagacacaaaatgaccaaaaaaagaaacaaaatgatcaaaaaagacacaaaatgaccaaaaaaaggaaacaaaatgaccaaaaaaagaaacaaaatgatcaaaaaagacacaaaatcaccaaaagacacaaaatcaccaaaaaaagacacacaattaccaaaaaaaagacacaaaattaccaaaaagactaagacacattaacacatgaacactttaacacagtggagacagagctgacttccaaaatgatttggcgacccccagaaatcatctcgcgaccccaattggggtcccgaccccaaggttgagaaccactgctctaatgAATAAGATAATAGATGAATGTGTGTTCATAAAACACCTTTTAaaatcatgtcatgtcatgtttcaaaAACATGCTAAATCATGTCTGACTTTCCGTGGTTCTGCAGGGAAAGTTGGTGACTGGAAGAACCATTTCACTGTGGCCCAGAACGAGAAGTTTGATGAAGACTACAAGAAAAAGATGACGGACGCCACTCTTTACTTCCGTGATATAATTTAAACAGATCAAACATGTTGAGAAGGATTTGTTAATAGGTGTgtaacatgagaaaaaaaagttactacTGCCTTTTATGTGATAAATGAGGTGCTGTCCTCTTGTTAATTATCTGAATTAAGGCTGTACACTTTATATTAGACCAgagattcccaaagtgtggtgcgtggacccctgggggtgcgtgagctgctgctagggggtgcgcgagatgaaaaatgtaatggcggtctgataattacacaattacattttttcccccacacaataaagaagtgtaaataaacatttcctttgtaaaatgtaaaatcaaaaactgtaatattaattaattaataaatgcaggctattcaaaatgcacttcatcttaaaatgaagtgtagaagaagttatcttcttccatttttccaacctgtgttatgatgacgggttgtttagctccacgcttaTTTAAACTTGATGCAATTTCATTTTCCCAACTcctgtgctttctgcctctgatcctgagcctgtcatcatcctctttgctcttaaaagtggaagcttgcgcataactttgttgcattatattgaaactgtgttcaggttaattcaaatgcgagaccgtaatggtgattatttaattatatgtgtgttctcatttgagcatgattaaacatgtcgcctttaatatggctataaaaaagctttttgcattttgtttttttgaaggtgtgggggattgggggtgcgtcaacacggttgggacatagaagggggtgcgcggctaaaaacgtttgggaaccgctgtatTAGACAATGGAAATCCAATGATCAATCACACCTATAGCGTCAGTTCtcttttaatattaaattatatattggcAATACAACTTTAAGTTctcattcatattcattttgttttcttctgtgtgtgaaaTCTTGAAAATTAAAATGGTACAAACAAAAAGTCTAAGAAATATttccaaataaaaatgtttacattttgaacAATAAACATATTGTCCTGGTCAGTTTTTAATTAGAATTACATTAAAAACCAAATTATCTCAGTCagtgttatttacattttatacagcaCTTTTATTATATAGCAAACTTCTTTGGAATTGGGACTGTAGTTTATACTTACacttctatttttgtttttataaacatCTTAATGTTTAAAGAAGCAGatgcatggaaaaaaaaactgatatcCCCAATTTCtaaattaaccctataaagcctgaaccatgaaataattgccagaaaattcaatttttgtaaaaactgagtgcttattaacctgctgacaaattttaattaataaaaaaattgcatatatgaattctaatttgtatcatatttgatacatcaggtctttttgtgcaatttgttgctcacagtttgtttttctcgaactaacaaaaacatataaaccctaacatttttaacctattaagactttgacttttcctttttcctcaaacatgcaaaatacatactttttccataaaacacaacatcatacatctgctgatatgaagttttttaatgcagcaatgactgatccatttgtggaacctgcatatcatttttgctacatctggtatttttgtgcaatttgttgctcagtttgtttatcttcaacacatgtatacatcaggtttttgatgatgtagaggtctcaaaaataactaaataaatatgatacacttggctttatagggttaacatgATTATTTTCACAGAATTTGgagttttcatgcaaaaaaaaatgttctagttggaattttttttttttgcacatgttcAGAAAAACGGGGCTAATATTTAGTATTTTGGTtcctttaattttcttttagGTTAGGTATGATTAATCACATGGTGAGTTTAGGGAACCTTTTGTTTACTTTGTTGACCATGACACACACTGAGCTAAATAAAAATTCTGTATGTTCCAGCTATAACAATTCATTGTAAATAAACCACACATGGAGTTGGTGGACTTTGTGGCTTAATTTCATGTTGTGCATGAAATTGCTGAGCCACAattcatttattcacttttgttaaACCCATATCTAAGTACCACCCTTTTACAAGGGAGTCCTGGCCAAGAAGACAGCTTTAACATTaacagacaacaacaataaaatacaataacgtggaaaataaaaaatataaaaagtataaatataaaaacacataaaatatttatatcttTACTTTCGTCAGACTGTAACTACagtcagatttctgtgagattaAAGTGCAAATATAAGATGGGAGTTTAACCACAATGACTTTGCAAATAAATGACCGAGTCACAAAAGGTAAGAGACGGCCAACCAGCCTTGGAGTTAAACAAACAATGTTGACTTGCTTTGTATTTAGTTACAAACCTAcaaaaaagtgcattttatgCAGTATATAACAAATCAAACAATATGCAGATTGATTCATATACAGCAGATAACTGTCACCAAGaagtataaaaaatgtgttagaaGCAAGTCTTCTTCTGGCCCCAAAGGAGGATTGGACTTGTTTCTGAAATTAAACCCAAACTTCAGCCtcagctttttaaaaagatCATCAACGTgagttttaacccataagaacccatggtgacacccgtctaacaaacactttaaatcttctataatctcctatattcagctttatgcttcacattaactcattaaatctctaagtgacgtatactcaacaccctggtgtggtggtcatgtgactttaacaggaagtgacttctccaaaatgtggctatgactggaaacagaaatgtgaaaaagtagctaatttcaaaaaaatttttttttttactagactaaatttaaacccatttaacaattctaatccgttaatagtttgtcctgtattgtatttaacttgttttgacgacttttcctgaacaaattaaagtcacaattttgatatatgttatggagatgcataCAAAAAGGcagatggttatttgtttttatttattattgatttattattattttgttacttaaaacaaatcttaaaaataatttgttgttaagcagcactattaatgtcacagttttgataaatgttgtggagatgcaaagaaaaaggcaaatctgtgtctctgtaagcagaaaacatgtctagttttttattttaaataagaaatattataaacataaataccttAAACGCCCATTGTATCGTATGGAGTCGTATGtcatatcacagatctttgatatttaggggtactatttttttttaaaacatcataaatgtgttctatgtggttccacttggtctgtgttatatcccccataattttccttcaaggataaatacgtctgggttcttatgggttaaaagaaAGGCAGTTATCAAGCCAAATATCAAGATATTTATAACAGGAGACCACTTCTTGTAATCATAATAGTCAAAGTTTTCATCCTAGcatttgagaaatgcattgccTTAGTTTTGTCAGCATTTAAAACCTGTTTAAGCCAGAAAAGCTGAACttgaacattaaaaacagcctgCAATTCAATGGAAGAAACACCACAATGTATTAAACACATACAATTATGAATGATTATAATGTTGTTTGGCCTGATTTAACCTAACAAAGAGTTCACCTCTGACTTGATAGATAACACCGGTTCACATGTTTGGCCAGTTGGATACAGTGATAAAAGCtgataaaaagaaacaacaggAATTGGAATAAGTGAGTTGCACTTTAAAGTGATTTGGCACATGAATGATTGTGAAGGTTAATATTTTACCCGGATTAATGATTAAAATGCGGAGGCAGATCTGGATTATTTTTCAACAGTAAACCGGAAGGGCAAAGAAGCTGCAgactattattgttgttttatgtatgtCACTGTGACTTTGCTTTTTACGTGTGAAGACGAGTTGATCACCTGCTAACGGTAAGAAATGCTTCTGTGGGTCGAATCTGAAAGTAGTAACAAAGGACTTGTGTGGTTGTTTGACTTAGAAGACTTGAGACACAGACAATAGAGCTCAGCTGTATGATTTTAAAGTACTCCAatcagtcaagtcaagtcaagtcaaagtttatttatagagcacatttaaaaacaacctcagttgaccaaagtgctgtacagttattaaaatagaataaatcatacacaaataggtataaataaaaacaataaaaacaatgaaaacaataaaacagtaaaaacaataaaataaaatagaataaaatagtaataaaaactcaatccaaaacagtgtaagagataaaaagacaaataaaagggtaaaaaaagtaaaaaagaaagccaaggattcttgcctagctgggactgaaagCCAAGGAGAATCAGTAGTATTTGGAACACATTACTTGATTTGAGTAACCTATTAGAATGTGTAACATATGCACTTCTCAGAGTATGTATTTAGTGACCTATAGTGAAAAAACTTCAAAAGTAACCCTCCAAATACTGTgatcagtggtggttctagaccagtgttcctgtgggggccaaggaggggccagtgtttaatcagaggggcacaataAAAAACCGCAAAGATGATAtctaagcattcaaaacctttattttagcttatttaaacatctcatttaagtatatttggaagatacaaatacactgaaacaatgagactcaccaacaataacaattatttttgtacaacaatgacattttctcatttttgtgcacaatagCCTTTTTTATGTGCAGGACAGGAAGTGCAGGACAGTAATAAtgatcttattttatatttccacaAGCTTTAATTGAACAATTAAACTATgaaacaatgtacacattctgggttccctTTGTCAACAATGAGGtattgtttgaataaaaaataagtaagaattgttctgtcgttcatcgtttttcatcattttattattaatttgacacaggggccacagcaggggccaagggcttcttcacaggggcaggggcccctgtaggcccctgtgtataACCGCCGATTTATGGAAACTTGATAGCACTCACTCACCACACATACAAATACcattatgaaaataaacaatacattaaactGAGGTTGAGgaaattgtaaataaactgaGGACAGTcagttaaccctcctgttacgttttttcaggaacagtaat encodes:
- the LOC131971284 gene encoding cytosolic sulfotransferase 2-like, coding for MSLDPDKLPPRPELFDFHGVSMTHYFTDNWENVQKFQARPDDILIATYPKAGTTWVSYILDLLYFGQTENQTSVPIYDRVPFLEILAPALRSGKDMVDSLTTSPRLIKTHFPVQFVPKSFWEQNCRIVYVARNAKDNMVSYFHFDRMNKVEPEPGDWSNYFQRFLDGKMVFGSWYDHVNGWWKKKQTYSKLHYMLFEDMVEDTGREIDKLCSFLGLNRSDEEKKRVTGGVQFDNMKKDSMANYSTNPVMDFKVSPFMRKGKVGDWKNHFTVAQNEKFDEDYKKKMTDATLYFRDII